The Salegentibacter mishustinae genome includes a window with the following:
- a CDS encoding GIY-YIG nuclease family protein: protein MNEIINFNSEFKSLWTKTRKRFNDANIYSAIINDFRLNAEFISGTKYRRLFKRFGIYVFYIKPLKAYSLEELSADWNFDGYSNYPRIIKSKFSFYDEINTENWYPFYIGKAENLGSRINEHINHKGEITTYGLKLKDRKFFTPQNIKYSFWELPEDLKDSPKDIKQFLLKHLERELREKMKPWIGKH from the coding sequence ATGAATGAGATAATTAATTTTAATTCAGAATTTAAATCTTTGTGGACAAAGACCAGAAAAAGGTTTAATGATGCGAATATTTACAGCGCTATTATTAATGATTTCAGGTTAAATGCTGAATTTATTAGTGGCACAAAATATAGAAGGCTATTCAAGAGGTTTGGTATTTATGTATTTTACATCAAGCCTTTAAAAGCCTATTCTCTTGAAGAGTTATCAGCAGATTGGAATTTTGATGGTTATAGTAATTATCCCAGGATTATAAAATCAAAATTTTCCTTTTACGATGAGATCAACACCGAAAACTGGTATCCATTTTATATTGGTAAAGCTGAAAATTTAGGTAGCAGAATAAATGAACATATAAATCACAAAGGCGAAATTACAACCTATGGATTAAAGCTCAAGGATAGAAAGTTTTTCACACCTCAAAACATAAAATATTCTTTTTGGGAGCTACCTGAAGATTTGAAGGATAGTCCAAAAGACATCAAACAATTCTTATTAAAGCATCTAGAAAGGGAGTTAAGAGAAAAAATGAAACCCTGGATTGGTAAACATTAA
- a CDS encoding N-6 DNA methylase, whose translation MEKNPNIPQLFRDIFNNAYLPYRDPETLKMFLKTIGEFEYTHSEKLGDAFEYLLQVMGSQGDAGQFRTPRHIIDFLVAIVDPGKNDTILDPACGTAGFLISAYKHILLKNAKANEKGLDIYSYNNKNDKPPFNNLGDNLTPDQKKKLVQNFAGYDISPDMVRLSLVNLYLHGFPEPHVHEYDTLSSEARWNENFDVILANPPFMSPKGGIRPHKKFTISSKRSEVLFVDYIAEHLNPKGRAGIIVPEGVIFQSGTAYKDLRKMLIENQLYAVVSLPAGVFNPYSGVKTSILLLDAEIAKKSNEVLFIKIKNDGYNLGAQRTAMKGGQLEEAIITAKAFKNLISKGEDFANTSFAHSVYKKEIAKSGEYNLNGDRYKNIDAVNSKFEFVKLSEICDVRDGTHDSPKYVENGYPLITSKNIKDGYIDFSNVNNISEEDLNRVNKRSFVDDGDIIMPMIGTIGNPIVVKKEQEFAIKNLALIKFEERSRINNHYLKAVLASDYFSENYKNFSSGSTQKFISLTFIRNLEIPLPPLPIQEEIVAEIEGYQKIIDGAKAVVENYKPKIEIDPKWEMVEFKDAPLEIIDGDRGKNYPKKSDFNSEGFCLFLSTKNVRDNGFLFEDLSFISEEKDKALRKGKLDREDVLLTTRGTVGNTAYYDSSVAYNNIRINSGMLIFRTEQNKLLPEYLYYFFQSENCKSQFKKIISGAAQPQLPIRSLKNAYIPIPTPEIQIKIVNKIKKELTLVDANHELIEIFKQKIKDRIAKIWGE comes from the coding sequence ATGGAAAAGAACCCGAACATACCTCAGTTGTTTCGAGATATTTTCAATAACGCCTATTTGCCTTACCGCGATCCCGAAACTCTTAAGATGTTTTTAAAAACGATTGGGGAGTTTGAATACACTCATAGTGAAAAGCTGGGAGATGCGTTCGAATATTTATTGCAGGTGATGGGTTCTCAGGGAGATGCAGGTCAATTTAGAACTCCGAGGCATATTATTGATTTCCTGGTTGCAATTGTAGATCCGGGAAAGAATGATACTATACTCGATCCAGCCTGTGGTACGGCAGGATTTCTAATTTCTGCCTACAAACATATCCTATTAAAGAATGCAAAGGCTAATGAAAAAGGGCTTGACATTTATAGTTATAATAATAAAAATGATAAACCACCTTTTAATAATCTCGGAGATAATCTAACACCAGACCAGAAGAAGAAGCTTGTGCAGAATTTTGCTGGCTACGATATCTCGCCTGATATGGTGAGGCTGAGTTTGGTGAATTTATATCTCCACGGGTTCCCTGAACCACATGTTCATGAATATGATACCCTGAGTAGTGAAGCGAGATGGAATGAAAATTTTGATGTGATCCTGGCGAATCCTCCCTTTATGAGTCCTAAAGGAGGGATTAGACCACACAAGAAATTTACGATTAGTAGTAAGCGAAGTGAGGTACTTTTTGTTGATTATATAGCGGAACATCTCAATCCAAAAGGTCGAGCCGGAATTATTGTTCCTGAAGGGGTTATTTTTCAGAGCGGAACAGCCTATAAGGATCTGCGTAAAATGTTAATCGAAAACCAACTTTATGCAGTTGTTAGTTTACCTGCCGGAGTTTTTAATCCCTATAGTGGAGTAAAAACCTCCATTCTCTTATTGGATGCTGAAATAGCTAAAAAAAGTAACGAAGTTCTTTTTATCAAGATCAAAAATGACGGTTATAATCTTGGTGCACAAAGAACTGCTATGAAAGGAGGTCAGTTAGAAGAAGCTATTATTACCGCTAAAGCTTTTAAAAATTTAATTTCAAAAGGAGAGGATTTTGCAAATACTTCCTTCGCTCATTCAGTATATAAAAAGGAAATTGCTAAAAGTGGGGAGTATAATTTAAATGGAGATAGATATAAAAATATTGATGCTGTAAATTCTAAGTTCGAATTTGTCAAACTTTCAGAAATATGTGATGTCCGAGATGGAACTCACGACAGTCCAAAATATGTTGAAAATGGATATCCATTAATTACTTCTAAAAATATTAAAGATGGGTATATTGATTTTTCAAATGTTAATAATATATCTGAAGAGGACCTTAATAGAGTAAATAAAAGGTCTTTTGTTGACGATGGAGATATTATTATGCCAATGATAGGTACTATAGGTAACCCTATAGTTGTGAAAAAGGAACAGGAATTTGCAATAAAAAATTTGGCTCTTATAAAATTTGAAGAAAGATCAAGAATCAATAATCACTATTTAAAGGCAGTTCTTGCATCAGATTATTTTAGTGAAAATTATAAAAATTTCTCGTCAGGTTCAACTCAAAAATTTATCTCTTTAACTTTCATAAGAAACCTTGAAATTCCCCTACCACCTCTACCCATTCAGGAGGAAATTGTAGCTGAAATTGAAGGCTATCAAAAGATTATTGATGGGGCTAAAGCGGTAGTAGAAAACTATAAACCAAAAATTGAAATTGATCCGAAGTGGGAGATGGTGGAATTTAAAGATGCACCTCTGGAAATTATCGACGGTGATCGAGGAAAAAACTATCCAAAAAAATCAGATTTTAATAGTGAAGGGTTCTGCTTATTCCTAAGTACAAAAAATGTTAGAGATAACGGTTTTTTATTTGAAGATCTATCATTTATCTCTGAGGAAAAAGATAAGGCATTAAGAAAGGGAAAGCTTGATAGAGAGGACGTTTTACTTACTACAAGGGGGACAGTTGGAAATACGGCGTACTATGATAGTTCAGTAGCCTATAATAACATTCGAATAAATTCCGGAATGCTGATATTTAGAACCGAACAGAATAAATTATTACCTGAGTACTTATATTATTTTTTCCAATCTGAAAATTGTAAGTCTCAGTTCAAGAAAATAATATCCGGTGCTGCTCAACCTCAATTACCAATAAGAAGCCTGAAAAATGCATATATACCAATACCGACTCCAGAGATCCAAATTAAAATCGTAAATAAAATAAAAAAAGAACTAACCTTAGTGGATGCTAATCATGAGCTCATTGAGATTTTTAAGCAAAAAATAAAAGATAGAATTGCTAAAATTTGGGGGGAATAA
- a CDS encoding HNH endonuclease family protein, with product MERLETEQDRNLFSKVWDSCSDMNKYLQLSLVKTNKDIEKVFGENWNELPSKYEELFDKYADFQEELDSEKKNKEKKDDLSLEELLKAKVAVDPEKSKNQEEWSSLTSVINFPNFLLQVLSVFCPETDIALDDKRLLEQFEPFYSGKMDKFPLPEVFVKEFCYALFKSKFLFDKYIIRNREENNETEWLLREIRPYSKGYNWVETFGANKNDNIQENIIMLQSMFHVSFPTRNYKNWFTAVLNYLYKNENRGKIKGDEFKTHLMKMSDSFYFDRDGAEPLPYRKIIFENNCEAEKDSVNEESFIMGVDTKNFVFNRLDYKLWEKRDELTWPENSIKIINNFKFTFRSSVEHFYPRNPNTGLKATYNVDKFGNLCLIDRGKNSQLSNNEPLAKVSFYKNTSNVDSLKLHLMMADADKWAEEKIVECHENAMKEMLNSPSV from the coding sequence ATGGAAAGGTTAGAGACTGAACAGGATCGAAATCTATTCTCGAAGGTGTGGGATTCATGCAGTGATATGAATAAATATTTGCAGCTTTCCCTGGTTAAAACTAATAAGGATATTGAAAAAGTTTTTGGTGAGAATTGGAATGAACTGCCTTCAAAATATGAAGAGTTATTTGATAAATATGCAGACTTTCAGGAGGAATTGGATTCTGAAAAGAAGAATAAAGAGAAGAAAGATGATCTTTCTTTGGAAGAATTATTAAAAGCCAAGGTGGCTGTGGATCCAGAAAAGTCCAAAAATCAGGAAGAATGGAGTAGTTTAACCTCAGTAATAAATTTTCCTAATTTTTTATTGCAGGTTCTCAGTGTTTTTTGTCCCGAAACGGATATTGCTTTGGATGATAAAAGGTTGCTAGAACAGTTTGAACCTTTTTATTCAGGTAAGATGGATAAATTCCCACTCCCGGAAGTTTTTGTGAAGGAGTTTTGTTATGCCCTTTTCAAATCGAAATTTCTTTTTGATAAATATATAATAAGGAATAGAGAAGAAAATAATGAAACTGAGTGGCTATTAAGAGAAATCAGACCCTACAGTAAAGGTTACAATTGGGTTGAGACATTTGGTGCTAATAAGAATGATAATATTCAGGAGAATATAATTATGTTACAATCAATGTTTCATGTTTCCTTTCCTACCCGGAATTATAAAAACTGGTTTACTGCAGTACTAAATTATTTATACAAGAATGAAAATAGAGGCAAAATAAAAGGTGATGAATTCAAAACCCATTTAATGAAAATGAGTGATTCATTCTATTTTGATCGTGATGGTGCAGAACCTCTGCCGTATCGTAAAATAATTTTTGAAAATAATTGCGAGGCAGAAAAGGACTCTGTTAATGAAGAATCATTTATAATGGGGGTTGATACAAAGAATTTTGTGTTCAACAGGTTGGATTATAAGTTATGGGAAAAAAGAGATGAATTAACATGGCCTGAGAATTCGATTAAAATAATCAACAACTTTAAATTTACCTTTAGGAGTTCTGTGGAACATTTTTATCCAAGAAATCCGAACACAGGTCTGAAAGCAACTTATAATGTTGATAAATTTGGAAACCTCTGTTTGATTGATAGAGGGAAAAATTCTCAATTAAGTAATAATGAACCTTTGGCAAAAGTAAGCTTCTATAAAAACACTTCTAACGTTGATAGCCTAAAACTGCATTTAATGATGGCTGATGCGGATAAATGGGCAGAAGAGAAAATTGTGGAGTGTCATGAAAATGCTATGAAAGAAATGCTGAACTCCCCATCTGTTTAA
- a CDS encoding DUF262 domain-containing protein: MSKICPPEIISVKNLVTTKIEIPGYQRPYKWRLKNVDDLLNDIIFFSSKKPSYRLGTVIIDRSNDIDEIVDGQQRLLTLVLISKALEEKSMLEESDKFEIPLLKEDFTHSISRMNLLRNYQHILTRIGDFKPEVIKFFLYQCELVKVSIGSIREAFQFFDSQNSRGKALYPHNLLKAFHLREMEDASDDEKINAVQNWDATESLKLKNLFGSYLYKVRKWSKGKAAMDLTNDELDIFKGIKLSQAEQFPYARSFEMNNTFLNNYDKFSEDSNPPAYPQQLDGVIINGKRFFEFTNQTLANIEFITNYDSEFWNAIYSNQTSNILKFLRGNGGQNRKGDQYCKLLFENTILYYYSKFHNHQLEKILPIIFLWSFRERLNLKAVRYETINNHANHYNSLFHTIKEALDPSELLLYQLKPVKFNFENVYGLDVIFEKYNKLKS; this comes from the coding sequence ATGTCAAAAATTTGCCCTCCAGAAATTATATCTGTAAAGAATTTAGTTACCACTAAGATTGAAATTCCAGGCTATCAACGCCCATATAAATGGCGATTGAAAAATGTGGATGATTTACTTAATGATATTATATTTTTTAGTTCAAAAAAACCTTCTTACAGGTTAGGTACGGTAATTATCGATAGGTCAAATGATATTGACGAAATTGTTGATGGTCAACAGAGACTATTAACCTTAGTACTTATTTCGAAAGCCTTAGAGGAAAAATCAATGCTAGAAGAATCAGATAAGTTTGAAATTCCTCTATTAAAAGAAGACTTTACACATTCTATTTCCAGAATGAACCTCTTAAGAAATTACCAACATATTTTGACAAGAATTGGAGATTTCAAACCAGAGGTAATAAAATTTTTCCTTTACCAATGTGAGTTGGTGAAGGTTTCTATAGGTAGTATAAGAGAGGCATTTCAATTCTTTGATTCTCAAAATTCAAGAGGAAAAGCTTTGTATCCTCATAATTTGCTAAAAGCATTTCATTTAAGAGAAATGGAGGACGCAAGCGACGATGAGAAAATTAATGCTGTTCAGAATTGGGATGCAACGGAATCTTTAAAACTAAAAAATTTGTTTGGAAGCTATCTATATAAAGTTCGAAAGTGGTCTAAAGGTAAAGCAGCAATGGACTTAACAAATGATGAATTAGATATTTTTAAAGGTATTAAACTGAGTCAGGCGGAGCAATTCCCTTATGCCAGAAGTTTTGAAATGAATAATACTTTTCTAAACAATTATGATAAATTTTCTGAAGATTCTAATCCCCCTGCATATCCACAACAATTAGATGGGGTTATTATAAATGGAAAACGATTTTTTGAATTTACTAATCAGACCCTGGCTAATATTGAGTTTATTACGAACTATGATAGTGAGTTCTGGAATGCAATTTATTCTAATCAAACTTCTAATATTCTTAAATTTTTAAGAGGTAATGGTGGCCAAAATAGAAAGGGAGATCAATATTGTAAATTGTTATTTGAAAATACCATACTATATTATTATAGCAAGTTTCACAACCATCAATTAGAAAAGATACTACCTATAATTTTCTTATGGTCCTTCAGAGAAAGATTAAACCTGAAAGCCGTGAGGTATGAAACTATCAATAATCATGCGAATCACTACAATAGTCTTTTCCACACTATAAAGGAAGCGCTTGATCCTTCTGAATTACTTTTATACCAATTAAAACCAGTAAAATTTAATTTTGAGAATGTCTACGGATTAGATGTAATATTTGAGAAATATAATAAGTTAAAATCATAA
- a CDS encoding tetratricopeptide repeat protein: MSEISNIIKYTFSLCSNKLNFFGDVYLEEEGQLLSYDEKRIIGRNAYNKLLIETNAAFEEEENLIEAENNLLLAFVFSFSDDQSNFWESKNLNFYESLLIVEEGIINSSTIENESNGKTDYQQAIILWEDIDLVELMYSDDEECFFRFYYKNETHHSDIYTGEFCTDDLETCRILNDLFNEIVDYKKQISFASINEHNESKTKIIDLIENNNFKEALNTLDDFRNTYEVEDISYENTIFYYINRTLSLINLEEFEEALKVIDRYIEKYPDNDEAPPYSYELKGEILMKTNNFLPAINYLAKSEENYEEAKYKKDAFILKEESYSKLKQVFSDISYNQRKLIFIGEDIHSTKSNEIVILKKNDLPLNIKFPIGHPHLNEIYTCHPHKQNLYLPLKDYSEELFLDRINEFSYLLQCLGAKSLEISSSKSNSSDQKATSSTEVDAKIDYKINSAHVNYKGENTENTLIDGKLKISKKQVFKPVKAPFVPTNLIWYHSDLNWQRLVDQRLNGNIMAHNEIISSSQSENISSHELKQIDAELKLLLPKIGVTYNGENEIATSSKNTHEWILTVEFEDVENLQPNKNIESKLLIDENNNNKEIDTNLKKYREDVLVMIEDDGIIDDMERNILNRKIKRYGISEEDALIIENEILTTGYAENELNYIQEIKEFLEDGGISNIERKILDRYALKFGVDKDKQIEIDKIFIN, translated from the coding sequence ATGAGTGAGATTTCCAATATTATCAAGTATACCTTTAGTTTATGCTCAAACAAGCTTAATTTTTTCGGTGATGTGTATCTAGAAGAAGAAGGACAGCTACTATCATACGATGAAAAACGGATTATAGGTAGAAATGCTTACAATAAATTACTAATTGAGACTAATGCTGCATTTGAAGAGGAAGAAAATTTAATAGAAGCCGAAAACAATTTATTGCTTGCTTTCGTCTTTAGTTTTTCAGACGATCAATCAAATTTCTGGGAAAGCAAAAATCTAAATTTTTATGAATCACTTCTAATAGTTGAGGAAGGTATTATTAATTCATCAACTATAGAGAATGAAAGTAACGGAAAGACAGATTACCAACAGGCAATTATATTATGGGAAGATATCGATCTTGTAGAGCTTATGTATTCGGACGATGAAGAATGTTTTTTTAGGTTTTATTATAAGAATGAAACTCATCATTCAGATATATACACGGGCGAATTTTGTACAGATGATTTAGAAACTTGTAGAATTTTAAATGATCTTTTCAATGAAATTGTAGATTATAAAAAACAAATCAGTTTTGCTTCCATCAATGAACATAATGAATCAAAAACAAAAATTATAGATCTGATTGAAAATAATAATTTTAAGGAAGCCTTAAATACCTTGGATGATTTTAGAAACACATATGAAGTTGAAGACATATCCTATGAAAACACTATATTTTACTATATAAATAGGACCTTATCCTTAATCAATTTGGAAGAATTTGAAGAAGCTTTAAAAGTAATTGATAGATACATTGAAAAATATCCTGATAATGACGAGGCGCCTCCATATTCTTATGAACTGAAGGGTGAAATTTTAATGAAAACAAATAACTTTTTACCGGCAATAAATTATTTAGCTAAAAGCGAAGAGAATTATGAGGAAGCGAAGTATAAAAAAGACGCTTTTATTCTAAAAGAGGAATCCTATAGTAAACTCAAGCAAGTCTTTTCAGATATTTCGTATAATCAACGCAAATTAATTTTTATTGGAGAAGATATCCACTCTACAAAATCGAATGAAATTGTTATTTTAAAGAAAAATGACCTTCCATTAAATATCAAATTTCCTATAGGACATCCGCATCTTAACGAGATATATACCTGCCACCCTCATAAGCAAAACCTTTATCTACCTTTAAAGGATTATAGTGAAGAACTTTTTCTCGACAGAATAAATGAATTTAGTTATCTCCTCCAATGCCTGGGCGCTAAAAGTTTAGAAATTTCTAGTTCTAAAAGTAACTCTTCAGATCAAAAGGCGACATCCAGTACCGAAGTAGACGCCAAAATTGACTATAAAATTAACAGCGCTCATGTTAACTATAAAGGAGAGAATACCGAAAACACCTTGATTGATGGAAAATTAAAAATTTCAAAGAAACAAGTTTTCAAACCAGTCAAAGCCCCTTTTGTTCCAACAAATTTAATCTGGTACCATTCTGACCTAAATTGGCAAAGATTAGTTGATCAAAGATTAAATGGTAACATTATGGCACATAATGAAATAATTTCTAGTTCTCAGAGTGAAAATATTTCTTCTCATGAGTTGAAACAAATTGATGCTGAATTAAAATTATTATTGCCCAAAATTGGAGTTACCTATAATGGTGAGAACGAAATTGCTACATCTTCGAAAAACACACATGAATGGATCCTAACTGTTGAATTTGAGGATGTCGAGAATTTGCAGCCAAATAAAAACATTGAATCTAAACTTTTAATTGACGAAAACAATAATAATAAGGAGATCGATACAAATTTGAAAAAGTATAGAGAAGATGTGTTGGTTATGATTGAGGATGATGGAATCATAGATGATATGGAAAGGAATATTTTGAACCGAAAAATAAAAAGGTATGGTATATCCGAAGAAGATGCGTTAATTATCGAAAATGAAATACTGACAACAGGTTATGCTGAAAATGAGTTGAATTATATTCAAGAAATAAAGGAATTTTTAGAAGACGGTGGAATAAGTAACATTGAAAGGAAAATTTTAGATCGATACGCCCTGAAATTTGGCGTAGATAAAGACAAACAAATAGAAATAGATAAAATCTTTATTAATTAA
- a CDS encoding DUF2779 domain-containing protein, with the protein MPSPRYLTKSRFKLALDCPTKLYYTRKEEYKNKSDSDSFLEALAQGGFQVEELARMDYPDGIAIIGDDYNYDLLAEKTRKLLEQENITIFEPAFLVDNLFVRVDILVKKGNNIKLIEVKAKSIRSVDHQSFIKSNGKLGGGWDLYLYDIAFQKYVIQCCYPEWDISSYLKLADKDAVTTVDGLHQCFKVISNSDLRTGIEKKEGLTKADLGNPILFDINVDEEIDLILNQNPVDDTRSFQETVEHFRVHYREDSKLFTEIGPHCKGCEFITENHSNGFKSGFHECWQEQLQISKERIDQPKVYDVWYNPAKQAIEEGRYFMDELTENDIDIRPAAGKLSRSERQWLQVEKHQEQDDSPYFDIDNLREELGSWKYPLNFIDFETTAVAIPFVAGMHPYEQLAFQFSHHTVYEDGTVEHFSEYLNTEIGAFPNFDFIRALKNSLSQNDGSIFRYHNHENTIVNVVYNQLLTSDEPDKQELLDFIETISHNTGKNAKIWCGDRDMIDLQKTVVNYYYDPVTGGSNSIKAILPAVLHSSEFLQKKYQQPIANLNLTSRNFTDDHVFLKFENGKPVSPYKALPSVFDGWDNEQLEKVSESLTEIKDGGAALFAYQKLQFKDVPRIERKAIRESLLRYCELDTLAMVMIYEYFREKCKKELNIPN; encoded by the coding sequence ATGCCGTCTCCAAGATATCTAACTAAATCCCGTTTTAAACTGGCCCTAGATTGTCCTACCAAACTTTATTATACCCGTAAGGAAGAGTATAAAAATAAGAGCGATTCCGATTCATTCCTGGAGGCACTTGCACAAGGTGGGTTTCAGGTTGAAGAACTCGCAAGAATGGATTATCCCGATGGCATTGCCATTATTGGAGATGATTATAATTACGACCTGCTGGCTGAAAAAACACGAAAACTTCTTGAACAGGAAAATATAACAATCTTTGAACCTGCATTCCTGGTCGATAACCTTTTTGTAAGGGTAGATATACTTGTGAAAAAAGGAAATAATATCAAACTTATTGAGGTAAAAGCCAAGTCCATCAGGAGTGTAGATCATCAATCCTTTATTAAATCAAATGGGAAACTGGGCGGTGGCTGGGACCTTTACTTATATGATATTGCTTTTCAAAAATATGTTATTCAGTGTTGCTATCCTGAATGGGACATATCTTCCTATCTTAAACTTGCCGATAAAGATGCCGTAACCACTGTAGATGGACTGCATCAATGCTTTAAAGTTATTTCCAACTCAGATTTGCGCACAGGTATCGAGAAAAAAGAAGGGCTTACCAAAGCAGATCTGGGTAATCCTATTTTATTTGACATCAATGTTGATGAAGAGATAGATCTGATCCTGAATCAGAATCCGGTGGATGATACCCGCTCTTTTCAAGAAACTGTAGAACATTTCAGAGTGCATTACCGGGAGGATTCTAAACTGTTTACTGAGATAGGCCCGCATTGTAAAGGCTGTGAGTTTATCACAGAGAATCATTCCAATGGCTTCAAAAGCGGTTTTCATGAATGCTGGCAGGAGCAATTACAGATATCAAAGGAAAGGATCGATCAGCCCAAAGTTTATGATGTCTGGTATAATCCGGCAAAACAGGCTATTGAAGAGGGTCGTTACTTCATGGATGAGTTAACCGAAAATGATATTGATATTCGGCCGGCAGCAGGAAAGTTAAGCCGGTCTGAGCGACAGTGGCTCCAGGTAGAAAAACATCAGGAACAGGATGATTCTCCTTATTTTGATATTGATAACCTGCGGGAAGAACTGGGTTCCTGGAAATATCCGCTGAATTTTATCGATTTTGAAACTACTGCGGTGGCAATTCCATTTGTAGCCGGAATGCATCCATATGAGCAGCTGGCATTCCAATTTAGCCATCATACTGTTTACGAAGATGGAACGGTAGAGCATTTCAGCGAGTACCTGAATACTGAAATTGGAGCTTTTCCAAATTTCGATTTTATTAGGGCGTTAAAGAATTCCTTATCACAGAATGATGGCAGTATTTTCAGGTATCATAATCATGAGAACACCATAGTAAATGTGGTCTATAATCAGTTACTCACCTCTGATGAACCGGACAAACAGGAGTTATTGGATTTTATAGAAACTATTAGCCACAACACTGGTAAAAATGCAAAAATATGGTGTGGTGATAGGGATATGATAGATCTTCAAAAGACCGTGGTAAATTATTATTACGATCCTGTGACCGGCGGATCAAACTCAATCAAAGCAATTCTCCCAGCGGTTCTGCATTCCAGTGAATTCCTGCAGAAAAAATACCAGCAGCCAATAGCCAATTTAAATCTCACCAGCAGGAATTTTACAGATGATCATGTATTTCTGAAGTTCGAGAACGGAAAGCCGGTTAGCCCATATAAGGCATTACCCTCGGTCTTTGATGGCTGGGATAATGAACAATTAGAAAAAGTTTCGGAAAGCCTTACTGAAATCAAGGATGGAGGAGCCGCTCTCTTCGCCTACCAAAAATTACAGTTTAAGGATGTACCTAGAATTGAAAGAAAAGCGATCAGGGAAAGTTTACTCAGGTATTGTGAACTAGATACTCTGGCAATGGTGATGATCTATGAGTACTTTAGAGAAAAATGTAAAAAAGAATTAAACATTCCGAATTAA